Proteins from a genomic interval of Streptomyces sp. NBC_01445:
- a CDS encoding SDR family NAD(P)-dependent oxidoreductase, translating to MNPRITLITGATQGLGRGIALDLAARGETLLLHGRDAGRLEAVAAEARAAAPDTTVRTYLADLSDLDQVRAMADRIRDAEPRLDVLVNNAVAGGGAEPLRRELSAQGHELRFAVNHLAPYALIRGLLPLLKASAPARVVNVASLGQERIDFDDVMLERDYEGLRAYCRSKLALIMATFELGAELEGTGVTVNALHPAHLMDTEGVRAHGLTPVTGIDEGVRPTVRLITDPELGSTTGRYFDRFTDTRAHEQAYDKEARRCLMALTDELTGYGPAAP from the coding sequence ATGAACCCACGCATCACCTTGATCACCGGAGCGACCCAGGGGCTGGGCCGTGGCATCGCCCTCGACCTCGCCGCGCGCGGCGAGACCCTCCTCCTGCACGGCCGTGACGCGGGCCGGCTCGAAGCGGTCGCCGCGGAGGCGCGGGCGGCCGCACCGGACACCACCGTCCGTACGTACCTCGCCGACCTCTCGGACCTCGACCAGGTGCGCGCCATGGCGGACCGGATCCGCGACGCCGAACCCCGTCTCGACGTGCTGGTCAACAACGCGGTCGCCGGTGGCGGCGCGGAGCCGCTGCGGCGGGAGCTGAGCGCGCAGGGGCATGAACTGCGGTTCGCCGTCAACCACTTGGCCCCGTACGCCCTGATCCGCGGCCTGCTTCCCTTGCTCAAGGCCTCCGCGCCCGCCCGCGTCGTCAACGTCGCCTCCCTCGGGCAGGAGCGCATCGATTTCGACGACGTCATGCTGGAGCGGGACTACGAAGGGCTGCGGGCGTACTGCCGCAGCAAGCTCGCCCTGATCATGGCGACGTTCGAGCTGGGCGCGGAACTCGAAGGCACGGGTGTCACGGTCAACGCCCTGCACCCGGCGCATCTCATGGACACGGAGGGAGTGCGCGCGCACGGCCTCACCCCGGTGACGGGAATCGACGAGGGGGTACGGCCGACGGTGCGGCTGATCACGGACCCGGAGCTCGGGTCCACCACAGGCCGGTACTTCGACCGCTTCACGGACACCCGCGCCCACGAACAGGCCTACGACAAGGAGGCCCGTCGGTGCCTGATGGCCCTGACGGACGAGCTGACCGGGTACGGCCCGGCGGCACCGTGA
- a CDS encoding HEAT repeat domain-containing protein, producing MAMFVHLTPQANAARIRRAGIRAVSRHRDGGRGVYCFPVLASYALTHQWLRELARHGGPRGLVAVQVRLPDDEPVTVGRYNRDPLATTAGDAVRRLAAMDDPRGWEVFLPRAVTKREVQRVRAVRQVTGWRYFPNAHGVVPCTCAGCRVRGEYGSRRLRERRPHPDDGPPPPAPVLLRRVEAAGEPGDATALCEALRWFGLRRRGPVARLSRLVDHPEPAVREALADAVAGWSTPGVDALLERLAADTDPDVRELAAAVVERREERRTPR from the coding sequence ATGGCGATGTTCGTACACCTGACCCCCCAGGCCAACGCGGCGCGCATCAGGCGGGCGGGTATCCGGGCCGTCAGCCGGCACCGCGACGGCGGGCGTGGCGTGTACTGCTTCCCCGTGCTCGCGTCGTACGCGCTCACGCACCAGTGGCTGCGGGAGCTGGCACGGCACGGTGGGCCACGCGGGCTTGTCGCCGTCCAGGTGCGGCTGCCGGACGACGAGCCGGTCACGGTGGGCCGGTACAACCGCGACCCGCTGGCGACGACGGCCGGCGACGCGGTGCGCCGGCTGGCCGCGATGGACGACCCGCGCGGGTGGGAGGTGTTCCTCCCCCGGGCGGTCACCAAGCGGGAGGTGCAGCGCGTCCGAGCCGTCCGTCAGGTGACCGGATGGCGCTACTTCCCCAACGCGCACGGCGTCGTGCCGTGCACCTGCGCGGGCTGCCGGGTGCGCGGCGAGTACGGGTCCCGGCGGCTGCGTGAGCGCAGGCCGCACCCCGACGACGGCCCGCCGCCCCCGGCGCCGGTCCTGCTGCGACGGGTCGAGGCGGCCGGAGAGCCGGGCGACGCCACCGCGCTGTGCGAGGCGCTGCGCTGGTTCGGGCTGCGCCGGCGGGGTCCGGTCGCACGCCTGTCGCGGCTGGTCGACCACCCTGAGCCGGCGGTGCGCGAGGCCCTCGCCGACGCGGTCGCCGGCTGGTCGACACCGGGGGTCGACGCACTCCTCGAACGCCTCGCGGCCGACACGGATCCCGACGTACGGGAGCTGGCGGCGGCCGTCGTCGAACGGCGGGAGGAGAGGCGTACGCCTCGCTGA
- the def gene encoding peptide deformylase codes for MRVQGVPVDSFPVLPPEVARGTVRRITVVGEDVLHRRCREVTEFETPELAHLVDDMFATNAVADGAAIAANQIDVDLQLFVWDITDDWGVRHVGHIANPVLDELPAAQRVLAEESEGCLSVPGPYKLVPRPDHAVVRGRDKDGNLLVIEGRGYFARCLQHETDHLYGRTYLDRLARRERKAALDEMEAMKGDVFARRAARAAELGK; via the coding sequence ATGAGAGTGCAGGGTGTCCCCGTGGACTCGTTCCCTGTGCTCCCGCCGGAGGTCGCGCGCGGAACGGTGCGCCGCATCACGGTCGTGGGGGAGGATGTTCTGCACCGCCGCTGCCGCGAGGTGACAGAGTTCGAAACCCCCGAACTCGCCCACCTCGTCGACGACATGTTCGCGACGAACGCGGTCGCGGACGGCGCGGCCATCGCCGCCAACCAGATCGATGTGGACCTCCAGCTGTTCGTGTGGGACATCACGGACGACTGGGGCGTACGCCACGTCGGACACATCGCCAACCCCGTCCTCGACGAACTGCCCGCCGCACAACGCGTCCTGGCCGAGGAATCGGAGGGATGCCTGTCCGTCCCCGGCCCCTACAAACTCGTACCCCGACCGGACCACGCAGTCGTCCGAGGGCGTGACAAGGACGGCAATCTGCTGGTGATCGAGGGCCGCGGATACTTCGCGCGCTGCCTGCAACACGAGACGGACCACCTCTACGGCCGTACGTATCTGGACCGGCTCGCCCGGCGCGAACGGAAGGCGGCGCTGGATGAGATGGAGGCAATGAAGGGTGACGTGTTCGCCCGGCGCGCGGCCCGCGCGGCCGAGCTGGGCAAGTGA
- a CDS encoding right-handed parallel beta-helix repeat-containing protein, which produces MRSVPGFRKSRRSPLPGLLAAAVGVTLGFGAATAPTASAAAGGVKAVTLHVAPTGSDRANGSAARPFRTVERAQRAARKEARKHRARPVDVVVHAGTYRLDRTLTFGPQDSGTDRAPVRYLAAPGERVVISGGRSLRPDWNSYNDTIKVADIGAGLDFDGLFLDEERQILARYPNYDPKTAILGGYAADAISAQRAARWKNPTTALVRGLHQGEWGGNSYRVTGLKADGTPQLDWVGDNNRGSGLHTTYRMVENVFEELDAPGEWFYDKAAGKLYFFPPKGADLASAHIETAELDELIRVQGGGPDDVVHDLSFSGFAFARTHRTLFDQPYEKLQLGDWAIARAAAVHLKNTENVAVRDSLFDQVGGNALFVDGYNREDTVSGNEFSHSGASDVAVVGNRDAVREPSTWDSMRKTLTDTTPGPKSENYPRDIRVSDNYMHDNGQFEKQTSGVQISMSRRVTVDGNTLHDGPRACVDINDGTWGGHVIENNDIFNCVKETSDHGPINSWGRDRFWPLTADDATKKSYAKLDAMDTTVIRHNRIRHSSHWDIDLDDGSSNYLIEDNLLLNGGVKLREGFHRTVRNNIFVNGGAHFHVWYADSGDTVEKNIFVTGTPYSLIQADMAKSRPTVDNNLFWNNGRPVTGVTDAWRALGLDTHSVTADPKFTGASPFTDPKKLDYTLQADSPARTLGFRPFAMDGFGKAGSPTPPPLEWVDDTPTDTLDAFPEPLLGASATRIYSDAVKSATGLTDYDGLHLPTVPTESEAYRQGLRTNDVIREIGGKKVTGRDSFWSVYNRSAPGVDVPLTIWRNQAVVQLTVHKPESGEQINNTSGVVYAGSGWDWKNASRGGAGGWADDVHATQNRGDSFELTFNGTAIDVITQINSDEGQVDLYVDGQPVGTIDNSSPTRQHQQTVFSKLGLTPGEHTIKGVMKTGSYLIVDSFKVR; this is translated from the coding sequence GTGCGTTCTGTCCCTGGTTTCCGCAAGAGCCGAAGATCCCCGCTTCCCGGTCTGCTCGCCGCGGCGGTGGGTGTGACGCTGGGCTTCGGCGCCGCGACCGCGCCCACCGCGTCGGCGGCCGCGGGTGGCGTCAAGGCCGTCACCCTCCACGTGGCGCCCACCGGCAGCGATCGCGCCAACGGCTCGGCGGCCAGGCCGTTCCGCACGGTCGAGCGCGCTCAGCGAGCCGCCCGCAAGGAGGCGCGCAAGCACCGGGCGAGACCCGTCGACGTCGTGGTGCACGCCGGTACCTACCGCCTGGACCGCACCCTGACGTTCGGCCCCCAAGACTCCGGCACGGACCGCGCCCCGGTCCGCTACCTCGCGGCACCCGGTGAACGCGTCGTCATCAGCGGCGGCCGTTCGCTGCGGCCGGACTGGAACTCGTACAACGACACCATCAAGGTGGCCGACATAGGCGCCGGGCTCGACTTCGACGGCCTCTTCCTCGACGAGGAACGCCAGATTCTCGCCCGCTACCCCAACTACGATCCCAAGACGGCGATCCTGGGCGGCTACGCGGCCGACGCCATCTCGGCCCAGCGTGCCGCCCGCTGGAAGAACCCCACCACCGCACTCGTACGAGGCCTGCACCAGGGCGAGTGGGGCGGCAACTCCTACCGGGTCACCGGCCTGAAGGCCGACGGCACTCCCCAGCTCGACTGGGTGGGCGACAACAACCGCGGCAGCGGCCTGCACACCACGTACCGCATGGTGGAGAACGTCTTCGAGGAACTCGACGCCCCCGGTGAGTGGTTCTACGACAAAGCGGCCGGCAAGCTCTACTTCTTCCCTCCGAAGGGCGCCGATCTCGCCTCGGCGCACATCGAGACCGCCGAACTCGACGAACTCATCAGGGTGCAGGGCGGCGGACCGGACGACGTCGTGCACGATCTGAGCTTCTCGGGCTTCGCGTTCGCCCGTACCCACCGCACCCTCTTCGACCAGCCGTACGAGAAGCTCCAGCTCGGTGACTGGGCGATCGCGCGCGCCGCGGCGGTCCACCTCAAGAACACCGAGAACGTGGCCGTGCGCGACTCGCTCTTCGACCAGGTCGGCGGCAACGCCCTCTTCGTCGACGGCTACAACCGCGAAGACACCGTCTCCGGCAACGAGTTCAGCCACTCGGGCGCCTCCGACGTCGCCGTGGTGGGCAACCGCGACGCCGTGCGCGAGCCGTCCACGTGGGACAGCATGCGCAAGACCCTCACGGACACCACCCCCGGTCCGAAGTCCGAGAACTACCCGCGCGACATCCGCGTCAGCGACAACTACATGCACGACAACGGGCAGTTCGAGAAGCAGACCTCCGGCGTGCAGATCTCGATGAGCCGGCGCGTCACCGTCGACGGCAACACGCTCCACGACGGGCCGCGCGCCTGCGTCGACATCAACGACGGCACCTGGGGCGGGCACGTCATCGAGAACAACGACATCTTCAACTGCGTCAAGGAGACCTCCGACCACGGGCCGATCAACTCCTGGGGCCGCGACAGGTTCTGGCCGCTGACCGCCGACGACGCGACGAAGAAGTCGTACGCGAAGCTCGACGCGATGGACACCACCGTCATCCGGCACAACCGGATCCGCCACTCCTCGCACTGGGACATCGACCTCGACGACGGCAGCTCGAACTACCTCATCGAGGACAACCTCCTCCTCAACGGCGGGGTGAAGCTCCGCGAGGGCTTCCACCGGACCGTGCGCAACAACATCTTCGTCAACGGCGGCGCCCACTTCCACGTCTGGTACGCGGACAGCGGCGACACGGTGGAGAAGAACATCTTCGTCACCGGCACCCCGTACAGCCTGATCCAGGCCGACATGGCAAAGAGCAGGCCGACCGTCGACAACAACCTGTTCTGGAACAACGGCAGGCCGGTCACCGGTGTGACCGACGCGTGGCGCGCCCTCGGCCTCGACACGCACTCGGTGACGGCCGACCCCAAGTTCACCGGGGCCTCGCCCTTCACCGACCCGAAGAAGCTCGACTACACGCTCCAGGCGGACTCCCCGGCCCGCACCCTCGGCTTCCGCCCCTTCGCGATGGACGGCTTCGGAAAGGCCGGCAGCCCCACGCCGCCCCCGCTCGAGTGGGTCGACGACACCCCGACCGACACGCTCGACGCCTTCCCGGAGCCGCTGCTCGGGGCGTCGGCGACGCGCATCTACTCGGACGCGGTCAAGTCGGCGACAGGACTGACCGACTACGACGGACTGCATCTGCCCACCGTCCCCACCGAGTCGGAGGCGTACCGGCAGGGCCTGCGCACGAACGACGTCATCCGGGAGATCGGCGGCAAGAAGGTCACCGGCCGCGACAGCTTCTGGAGCGTCTACAACCGCTCAGCACCAGGCGTCGACGTCCCGCTGACGATCTGGCGCAACCAGGCGGTCGTCCAACTGACCGTCCATAAGCCCGAGTCGGGCGAGCAGATCAACAACACGTCCGGGGTCGTGTACGCCGGTTCGGGCTGGGACTGGAAGAACGCGTCTCGCGGCGGCGCGGGCGGCTGGGCCGACGACGTGCACGCCACGCAGAACAGGGGCGACTCCTTCGAGCTCACCTTCAACGGCACGGCGATCGACGTCATCACCCAGATCAACAGCGACGAGGGGCAGGTCGACCTCTACGTGGACGGGCAGCCGGTGGGCACGATCGACAACTCGAGCCCCACGCGGCAGCATCAGCAGACCGTGTTCAGCAAGTTGGGCCTGACGCCGGGCGAGCACACCATCAAGGGTGTGATGAAGACGGGCAGTTATCTGATCGTGGACAGCTTCAAGGTCCGCTAG
- a CDS encoding Lrp/AsnC family transcriptional regulator: MTQDYVHALDHADQALVHALQIAPRAGWARIGAALGMDAVTVARRWNRLTDRGAAWISCHPAPVLAASGQGCLAFVEVDCANGSLLPVARELSAERHVSAVTHVSGDRDLLLTVMAPDPVALTRWVTHRLGKMDGIVTTRTQLASTVYTEGSRWRLRALGGGQIARLAAEGAPGPDVPVFPLTALDHRLMAALSVDGRATYRSLADVCEASPDTVRRRTGRLFAAGMVQTRCEVARPLSEWPVSVILWGKVAPADLRAVSALVTGMREVRLCAAVIARHNLKLVAWVRSLDDAQRFEVRLAERVPGLTVADRAVALWPIKHNSHLLDERGYHVGAVPLDVSGLPHA, from the coding sequence ATGACGCAGGATTACGTGCATGCGCTGGACCATGCGGATCAGGCACTGGTGCACGCGCTCCAGATCGCGCCGCGCGCCGGCTGGGCCCGGATCGGCGCCGCCCTCGGCATGGACGCGGTGACGGTCGCCCGGCGCTGGAACCGGCTCACCGACAGGGGGGCGGCCTGGATCAGCTGTCACCCCGCACCGGTCCTGGCGGCGTCGGGCCAGGGCTGCCTGGCTTTCGTCGAGGTCGACTGCGCCAACGGGAGCCTGCTGCCGGTCGCCCGCGAACTCTCCGCCGAGCGGCACGTGTCCGCCGTCACGCACGTCAGCGGCGACCGTGACCTGCTCCTGACCGTGATGGCGCCGGACCCGGTCGCGCTCACTCGCTGGGTGACCCACCGGCTCGGCAAGATGGACGGCATCGTCACCACCCGCACCCAACTGGCCAGCACCGTCTACACCGAGGGGAGCCGCTGGCGTCTGCGCGCGCTCGGCGGGGGCCAGATCGCCCGCCTCGCGGCCGAGGGGGCGCCCGGCCCTGACGTGCCCGTGTTCCCGCTCACCGCCCTCGACCACCGCCTCATGGCCGCACTGTCGGTCGACGGCCGCGCCACGTACCGCTCTCTCGCGGACGTCTGCGAGGCGAGCCCCGACACCGTCCGCCGCCGGACGGGCCGCCTCTTCGCGGCGGGCATGGTGCAGACGCGCTGCGAGGTGGCGCGCCCTCTGTCGGAGTGGCCGGTGTCGGTAATTCTCTGGGGCAAGGTCGCGCCCGCGGACCTGCGGGCCGTGTCCGCGCTGGTCACCGGCATGCGCGAGGTGCGTCTGTGCGCCGCGGTGATCGCCCGCCACAATCTCAAACTCGTCGCCTGGGTCCGCTCGCTCGACGACGCCCAGCGCTTCGAGGTGCGCCTGGCCGAGCGAGTGCCCGGGCTGACCGTCGCCGACCGGGCGGTGGCCCTGTGGCCGATAAAGCACAACAGTCACCTGCTCGACGAGCGCGGCTACCACGTGGGGGCGGTACCGCTCGACGTCAGCGGGCTGCCGCACGCGTGA
- a CDS encoding MBL fold metallo-hydrolase: MREDTLVHAANGVHLVHGSNTNWVILSEGDAVTLIDCGYPGDRQQVLDSLDAAGHSPEAVTAILLTHAHNDHLGSADYLSRTFDAPVYAHEAEVPHARREFLHQVSLGRILRNGWRPGVLPWAVHALRSGGTTDARVDRAQPFPTEGALDLPGRPVPVHTPGHTAGHCAYHLPGAGIVISGDGLVTGHPISRMRGPQLLPSMFDRDRDRTRDSLDVFENLAGDMLLPGHGPVHHGSVGEAARTARERATPARRRS, encoded by the coding sequence ATGCGCGAAGACACCCTCGTCCACGCCGCCAACGGCGTTCATCTGGTCCACGGCAGTAACACGAACTGGGTGATCCTGAGCGAGGGCGACGCCGTCACTCTCATCGACTGCGGCTATCCCGGCGACCGGCAGCAGGTCCTGGACTCACTGGACGCGGCGGGCCACTCCCCCGAGGCGGTTACGGCGATCCTGCTCACCCACGCGCACAACGATCACCTCGGGTCCGCCGATTACCTCAGCCGCACCTTCGACGCACCGGTGTACGCGCACGAGGCCGAAGTTCCGCACGCCCGGCGCGAGTTCTTGCACCAGGTCTCGCTCGGCCGGATCCTGCGCAACGGCTGGCGCCCGGGTGTCCTGCCCTGGGCCGTCCACGCCCTGCGCTCCGGCGGGACGACAGACGCCCGCGTCGACCGGGCCCAGCCGTTCCCCACTGAGGGCGCCCTCGACCTGCCGGGCCGCCCCGTCCCCGTCCACACCCCCGGGCACACCGCGGGCCACTGCGCCTACCACCTCCCGGGCGCGGGCATCGTCATCTCCGGCGACGGCCTGGTCACCGGCCACCCGATCTCTCGCATGCGGGGACCTCAGCTCCTGCCCTCCATGTTCGACAGGGACCGCGATCGCACCCGCGACTCCCTGGACGTGTTCGAGAACCTCGCGGGCGACATGCTGCTGCCCGGGCACGGCCCGGTGCACCACGGGTCGGTGGGCGAGGCAGCCAGGACGGCACGCGAACGTGCGACTCCGGCGCGGCGGAGGTCGTAA
- a CDS encoding ArsR/SmtB family transcription factor — MSDKERPAPSTGHGPSSAPGPGPWIPPHGATRRPLPDHPVRIALLDLLAEVGTVTSTEAAARLGHSSGLCSFHLRQLARYGLIEEAPPMDGRARPWQLRWESDHLPDQAGAVEFTALTHSLEDESYRHRLAHLEQAPAAWRHDESFSAVLRLSPDEVTQLTASIRQLMTEFQARHDAAATRPADTVAVAAVARLFPLLDEDAAPARGPGRRADSDGPSGP; from the coding sequence ATGAGCGACAAGGAACGGCCCGCACCGTCCACCGGCCACGGTCCCAGCTCCGCCCCAGGCCCCGGCCCGTGGATCCCGCCGCACGGAGCGACGCGCCGGCCCCTGCCCGACCACCCGGTCCGGATCGCGCTCCTCGACCTGCTCGCCGAGGTCGGCACCGTGACGTCCACCGAGGCCGCCGCCCGGCTCGGCCACAGCTCCGGCCTCTGCTCGTTCCATCTGCGCCAGCTCGCGCGCTACGGCCTCATCGAGGAGGCGCCGCCCATGGACGGACGGGCGCGTCCGTGGCAGTTGCGCTGGGAGTCCGACCACCTGCCGGACCAGGCCGGCGCAGTGGAGTTCACCGCGTTGACCCACAGCCTGGAGGACGAGAGCTACCGGCACCGCCTCGCTCACCTGGAACAGGCACCGGCGGCGTGGCGTCACGACGAGTCGTTCAGCGCAGTGCTGCGCCTCAGCCCCGACGAGGTGACCCAACTCACCGCATCCATCCGCCAGTTGATGACAGAGTTCCAGGCGCGTCACGACGCGGCCGCGACGCGCCCGGCGGACACCGTGGCGGTCGCGGCCGTCGCGCGGCTGTTCCCTCTGCTCGACGAGGACGCGGCTCCCGCCCGAGGCCCTGGCCGCAGGGCGGACTCCGACGGGCCTAGCGGACCTTGA
- a CDS encoding M20 metallopeptidase family protein: MSTTERAKELQPELAGLRRSLHREPELGLQLPRTQEKVLAALDGLPLDITLGKNLSSVTAVLRGGHPGGAVLLRGDMDALPVAEKTGVDYASRTPGAMHACGHDLHTAGLVGAATLLAERREHLCGDVVFMFQPGEEGHNGAGAMIEEGVLDAAGKPLDAAYALHVAANRVPGGLIASRPGTITSASDVLRVTVRGKGGHGATPHSAKDPVPVACEIVTALQNWVTRRFDIFDPVVVTVGSFHAGTKQNVIPETAEFEATVRSYSEANHERLIEGLPRLVRGIADAHGIDAEVHYDVAYPVTVNEPGETAFALDTARDLFGADQAWQAPHPANGSEDFAFVLQRTPGAMLLVGAAPEGVDLDEAPMNHSPHAVFDDRVLYRQAALLTELAERRLAAGAAA, translated from the coding sequence ATGTCGACCACGGAACGAGCCAAGGAACTTCAGCCCGAACTGGCCGGGCTGCGGCGCTCCCTGCACCGTGAACCCGAGCTCGGACTCCAGCTGCCCCGCACCCAGGAGAAGGTCCTCGCGGCCCTCGACGGCCTCCCGCTGGACATCACCCTCGGCAAGAACCTCAGCTCCGTGACGGCGGTCCTGCGCGGCGGGCATCCGGGCGGCGCCGTCCTGCTCCGCGGCGACATGGACGCCCTGCCCGTCGCCGAGAAGACGGGGGTGGACTACGCCTCGCGGACCCCGGGCGCCATGCACGCCTGCGGCCACGACCTGCACACGGCCGGGCTCGTCGGCGCGGCCACCCTTCTCGCCGAGCGCCGTGAACACCTGTGCGGCGACGTGGTGTTCATGTTCCAGCCCGGCGAAGAGGGTCACAACGGCGCGGGCGCGATGATCGAGGAGGGCGTCCTCGACGCGGCCGGGAAGCCCCTCGACGCGGCCTACGCGCTGCACGTCGCCGCCAACCGGGTCCCCGGCGGCCTGATCGCCTCCCGTCCCGGCACCATCACCTCCGCCTCCGACGTGCTGCGAGTGACGGTGCGTGGCAAGGGAGGGCACGGCGCGACCCCGCACAGCGCCAAGGACCCGGTCCCCGTCGCCTGCGAGATCGTCACCGCCCTGCAGAACTGGGTGACCCGCCGCTTCGACATCTTCGACCCGGTGGTCGTCACTGTGGGCAGCTTCCACGCCGGTACGAAGCAGAACGTCATTCCTGAGACGGCCGAGTTCGAGGCCACGGTGCGCAGTTACTCCGAGGCCAACCACGAGCGCCTCATCGAGGGACTGCCCCGGCTGGTCCGCGGGATCGCGGACGCGCACGGCATCGACGCGGAGGTCCACTACGACGTGGCCTATCCGGTCACCGTCAACGAACCCGGTGAGACCGCCTTCGCCCTCGACACAGCCCGCGACCTGTTCGGTGCCGACCAGGCCTGGCAGGCCCCGCACCCCGCGAACGGCTCGGAGGACTTCGCGTTCGTCCTCCAGCGCACCCCCGGCGCGATGCTCCTCGTCGGTGCTGCCCCTGAGGGTGTGGACCTGGACGAGGCTCCGATGAACCACTCACCGCACGCCGTCTTCGACGACCGGGTCCTGTACCGCCAGGCCGCGCTCCTCACCGAACTCGCCGAGCGCCGCCTCGCCGCGGGCGCGGCGGCATGA
- a CDS encoding glycoside hydrolase family 16 protein: protein MTVRSSWRRRASLYAASLACCAASLAAMPSSASAAPAPLDSPAKAAAAATFTDDFNGAAGSAVDGGKWQIETGDNVNNHERQYYTAGNSNAALDGQGNLVITARKENPNNYQCWYGRCEYTSARLNTSGKFTQAYGHVEARMKVPRGQGMWPAFWMLGDDIGSVGWPASGEIDVMENVGFEPSTVHGTLHGPGYSGSGGIGAAYTLPGGQAFADGFHTFAVDWAPNSVKWSVDGNVYQTRTPADVGGNQWAFNKPFFLILNLAVGGYWPGDPDGSTSFPQQLVVDYVHVTTQ from the coding sequence ATGACCGTGCGCTCATCCTGGCGCCGCCGCGCCTCCCTGTACGCCGCCTCCCTGGCCTGCTGCGCCGCGAGCCTGGCGGCGATGCCCAGCAGCGCGTCCGCCGCCCCGGCGCCCCTCGACAGTCCCGCGAAAGCCGCCGCCGCGGCCACGTTCACCGATGATTTCAACGGCGCCGCGGGCTCTGCCGTCGACGGCGGCAAGTGGCAGATCGAGACCGGCGACAACGTCAACAACCATGAGCGGCAGTACTACACCGCGGGCAACAGCAACGCCGCGCTGGACGGCCAGGGCAACCTGGTCATCACGGCCCGCAAGGAGAACCCGAACAACTACCAGTGCTGGTACGGGCGTTGCGAGTACACCTCGGCCCGCCTCAACACCTCGGGCAAGTTCACCCAGGCCTATGGTCATGTCGAGGCCCGGATGAAGGTGCCGCGCGGGCAGGGCATGTGGCCCGCGTTCTGGATGCTCGGGGACGACATCGGCAGCGTCGGCTGGCCGGCCAGCGGCGAGATCGACGTCATGGAGAACGTCGGCTTCGAACCCAGCACGGTCCACGGCACGCTGCACGGCCCCGGATACTCGGGCTCGGGCGGCATCGGCGCGGCCTACACGCTGCCCGGCGGGCAGGCCTTCGCGGACGGATTCCACACGTTCGCCGTCGACTGGGCCCCGAACTCCGTCAAGTGGTCGGTCGACGGCAACGTCTACCAGACCCGAACGCCCGCCGACGTCGGCGGCAACCAGTGGGCGTTCAACAAGCCGTTCTTCCTGATCCTCAACCTCGCGGTCGGCGGCTACTGGCCGGGCGACCCCGACGGCAGCACGAGCTTCCCCCAGCAGCTCGTCGTCGACTACGTCCACGTAACCACCCAGTAG